The Chlorocebus sabaeus isolate Y175 chromosome 14, mChlSab1.0.hap1, whole genome shotgun sequence genome segment aggtgggaggatctcctgaatttgggaggcagaggttgtagtgagctgagactgcgccactgtactccatcctaggcaacagggcaagactctgtctcaaaaaaataaaataaaataaaataaaataaaatagagagctACATACATTCCCTTTTCTGGCCAGATTCTTGTCCCCCAAGGCCTTCCAGTAGAGAAATTTTACCGCTATCACAGTACAGTTCTACAACATGATCTTATGAAATTGATATGTTGGAGGAATGGTTACAAAAGAATTCTTTTGCTTACAAAGGATttactttacagtttttttttgttttgttttgtttttttgagacaaagtctcgctcttgtcctccaggctgaagtgcaatggcacgatctcggctcactgcaacctccgcctcccgggttcaagcgattctcctgcctcagtctcctgagtagctgggattacaggtgcgcgccaccacgcccagctcattttttttgtatttttagtagagatggggtttcaccatgttggccaggctggtctcaaactcctgacctcaggtgatctgcccacttcggcctcccaaagtgctgggattataggcgtgagccaccgcgcctagcctgcagtgtttttaaaaaaccattttttcctcatcGATAGTtgaatttagaaatttttttaaaagcctgtttTGTTTAGTACCTTCCAAATGATTTGAACTTTTCAGAAATGCATCTTCTGggtaactaaaattattttttgttcccCCCTTGTCTGACATAGATGATAATACCCTAATGCCGCACCTTACAGATAGTTGGTTGTTTGTCTCTATTTTAACAGCAACACCTCAGACTGAGCTTTGTGTGGAAGAAGTGACCTCAATCAGGAGATCAGGAGCTACCCTCATTACAACCACGTCACTCCACTTCCACTTCAGatatttctcatctgtaagtggGGAAACAAATAATGTCACTTactgtaagtaaaataaaaagtaatcagGAGGACAAGTTTGAAGATGCCTGTGAAAGTATCCCTGTGGCAACGACGATGAACCTACCATCTTCCTTGGAAGAATGCACCACTGGattgtatttatttctaaataatagatTCTCAGATGCGATAAATCTCATTCATCCATGGTCTAAAAACAGCATGTACCATTCCCTAATGTATGGTATCCTTATGGTTGTCAAGGCCATACTGACTTTTGAGCCACATGATTTACAGATTGGAATGATGGCTGCAAAGGATGCTTTGAAAACCTGTGACAATTTccggaaaaaaactaaaatgacatTGTCTCATCTAGTAAATAGACAGGGAATAACGGCTATCACAGAAGAGGAATTGCATGCAGAAGTCTGTTATGCTGAGTGTTTGATGTTGAAATCCTTTATATCACTTATACAGGAGGAGAGCATGCTTGCTTTTCTTAAAAGCGGGATCAGTGTTGGGTCAAGTTACCACATATACAAAGACTGTCAACAAGTATTAACACAGATCCCTGACAACCACAGCAAAGCTCACAAACACCTGGTTGGAGGTATAAAATTTGGACTTGGAGCATTCAATTTGATGTTATCACTTATGCCACCAAAGACACTTAAACTACTCAATATTATTGGATATTCTGGTGATAGAGAAGTGGGCTTGGCTTTGCTTCATGAGAGTGCATCTGAAACCCATATAAATAATATCTTAAGTCTTTTGACTCTACTCTTTTATTACAATTATGTCTATGTAGCTTTTGGTGTTGAAAAGGTTTACAATTCTGCTACAGAGGATCTCTTCCTAGTCTACCTccagaaatttccaaactgtgtcatatttaaatttttccatgCACGTTCTAGTATGCTGAAAGGAGATTTTGAAAATGCACAGTTAAAATTACAGGAGTGCATTTTTACTCAGAATGAATGGGAGCAGGTTCATCACCTCTGTTACTGGGAATTCATGTGGTGCCACATTTTACTGCAGGATTGGAGGCAGGCTTACCACTACGCCAATCTACTGTCTCAACACAGCAGATGGTCCAAGGCAATATACGTGTACAGTAAAGCTATCACCCTGGCTTTGCTTCCTTCTGATTTTGTGAAATCAGTAAGTGAGGATATGAACTCTCTCTTCTTAAAAGTGGAAAGCctgaaaatcaaatttttagGCAGTGCTGTGCCAATAGAGAAGTTTGTTGCAGAGAAGGGTCAGCGCTATGGTACTACAACAGGCTGGTTTACAGCCCAGCCCCTTCTGGAGTTCATATATGCCTGGAGTGGTTTCCTAGTCATGAGCAAAAAGAATGAGCTTATTTCAAGCTGGCTGTCAATAATCGACAAAGGAGAAGATCTTTTACAAGAAAATCCACATAAAGTGTATGGCACAGATGACATAAGTTTATTAAATTTACTGAAAGGCCTATGC includes the following:
- the LOC103220449 gene encoding tetratricopeptide repeat protein 39B-like; the encoded protein is MSLTVSKIKSNQEDKFEDACESIPVATTMNLPSSLEECTTGLYLFLNNRFSDAINLIHPWSKNSMYHSLMYGILMVVKAILTFEPHDLQIGMMAAKDALKTCDNFRKKTKMTLSHLVNRQGITAITEEELHAEVCYAECLMLKSFISLIQEESMLAFLKSGISVGSSYHIYKDCQQVLTQIPDNHSKAHKHLVGGIKFGLGAFNLMLSLMPPKTLKLLNIIGYSGDREVGLALLHESASETHINNILSLLTLLFYYNYVYVAFGVEKVYNSATEDLFLVYLQKFPNCVIFKFFHARSSMLKGDFENAQLKLQECIFTQNEWEQVHHLCYWEFMWCHILLQDWRQAYHYANLLSQHSRWSKAIYVYSKAITLALLPSDFVKSVSEDMNSLFLKVESLKIKFLGSAVPIEKFVAEKGQRYGTTTGWFTAQPLLEFIYAWSGFLVMSKKNELISSWLSIIDKGEDLLQENPHKVYGTDDISLLNLLKGLCLKHLGKYSKAEYYFNCVIQKKKLLKYDHYLVPYTYYELGILHYLKGDYDSATKNLDNVRNYKDYSMETRLQFRTHIALEQIAKEK